The genome window CCGGGGGCCTTCGTGGACACGCTGTGGGCTCCGTGGAGAATGGAGTACCTCATGTCCGACAAGCCCGGCGGCTGCATCTTCTGCGACAAGCCGCGCGCCGGCGATGACGACCGGAGCCTCATCGTCTTCAGGACCGGCCTGTCGTTCGCGCTCCTCAACGCGTACCCGTACAACAACGGGCACCTCATGGTCGCGCCGCTCCGGCACGCCGCGACGCTCTCAGAGCTCTCGCGCGACGAGCGCGGCGACCTCATCGAGGCCGTGGCGAGGGCGGAGCGGATCGTCGCGCGGGCCCTCGCGCCCCAGGGGATGAACGTCGGCGTGAACCTCGGCCACTGCGCGGGCGCCGGCGTTCCGGGGCACGTGCACGTGCACCTCGTGCCGCGATGGGAAGGGGACACCAACTTCATGCCGGTCGTGGGCGGGACGCGCGTGATCCCGGAGTCGCTCGGGGACACCCTGGCGAAGTTCCGGGCCGCTGACGCGGAACTCGGAGGCGGGGGATGAGCCGGAAGCGAGACAGGCGCCGGGGCGGCGGGCGCGGGGCTTCGTTCACCTACACGATCGGCGCGGTGGTTCTCATCGGCGCCGTCGCGTTCTTCGCGCTCACGTACTACGGGCTCTTCGAGTCCAGCGCGTCGCGCGACGTCCCGACCACCGTGCTCGTGCTCAACGGCTGCGGGGTCGAGGGTCTCGGCCTCCGTGCGGCGAAGCTCCTTCGATCGCACGGGTTCGACGTCGTGGATTACCGGAACGCCGACCGGCCGGACTACGCGCAGAGCATCGTCATAGACAGAGCGGGCGACACCGGCGTTGCACGCCATGTCGCCCGCCTGATCGGAACCGGCGGCGTGATCCAGCAGATCCCGGACACGCCGCTCGTTGACGTCGTCCTCATCGTCGGGGCCGACCACGCCCGCTATCTCGGGACCTCGTCGGGCGGCTCCTAGTATCCGTACCCCACGCTCGGCGGCTGCTGCTCCCGACCGCCGGACGCGAAGTAGATGTCCCGGTAGTCCTCGATCTTCGTCCGCCTCGTCAGGCCGTCCATCCAGGCCGACAGAAGCTCCTGCCGTCTCCGCTGAAGGAGCTGGTTCCCGATCTCGACGCGCTGCGCCTGGAAGCCGTCCTGACTGGCCGCGATCTGCTCGTCGGCCTGGATGACGAAGTACCGCTCCGGGCTCTCCGTCTTCACGGGCCCCGTGACGGTCCCGACGGGCAGGCTGAAGCTCGCCCCGATGGCCTCGTTGCCGCGGCCGACTCCGGGCACGAAGTCGCGCCGCGAGAACGGCGCGGTCTGTCGAACGGTCGTGCCGTACTGCGCCGCTGCCTCTTCCAGGGTCCTGCCCGAGCGAACGGCGCCGGCGATCTCGGTCGCGATCGCGAGCGCCCGTTCGCCCTGCCGTCGCGCCGCCAGCGCGAGCTTGACGGGGTTCACGCCGCCCGTGGCCTTCGCCTCCGCCTCAAGCTCGTCGTACGTCGGAACGCCCTTCTTCGTCTTCTCTGCGACCTCGAACGCGTAGACGGCGTCGTTCGTCGTCATCGGCCCGAAGAGGAACCCGGCGCGCTCCTGGAAGGCGAGCGCGACGGCCGTCGGGGCGCTCCCGATGCCCGGGACGTTCCTGCCCTCCGGGAAGCGGGGGGTCCTGTCGGCCCGCAGCCCGAGGCTGTCCGCGGCCTGCGCGAGTCCGGCGCTCTTCGCGCGAGTGAGCAGCTGCACCGCCGCGTCCTCGATCGCCGCGAGCGTCTGCTCGCTGGCTCGGACGCGCATGAGGATCCCGCGCAGCCTGACCTCGGTCTCGCCGCCCGCCCGCCTCCTGTCCTCGACCTGCACGATGTAGTACCCGGCGTCAGTCCTGAACGGTTGGCTGACCTGGCCGACGGCGAGCGCCTGCGTGGCCTCCGCGAACCCCGGGGGCATCGCGTCGCCTCGCATGGTGCCGAGGTCGCCGCCGGCTTGGGCGGTCGGGTCCTCGGAGTACACCTTCGCCAGGTCTCCGAACGCCTCGCCGTCGCGGACCGCGTCGGCGATGTCCTCGAGTCGCGCGATCACGTCCTGCTCGTCGTCCCTCGTCGGAGTCCTGGGGAACCGCACGAACACGAGCGACGCCATCGGCGGACGCTCGTACTCGGCCTTGTGCTGCGCGAAGTACGCGCGGGCCTCGTCGTCGGACGGCATGACGTCGTCGAGCGGGACGGACGCCGGATCGACCACAACGTACGACACGGCGACCTTCTGGTTGCGCGTGATGTACTCGCTCCACACCTCGTTCTCGTTGACGAACGCGGCCGCCTGGATCTCCTGCTGGAGCACCTGCTCCTTGAGGACCCTCCGGTAGTACTCGGCCACGCCCTCCCACCGCTCCGGATGCAGCTGGATCTCGCGGTGGTAGAGGTCGAAGTCGAACTGGCCGTTCTCCTTCTGGAACGCCGGCGATCTCAGCACGACGTCGGGCGGGTTGTTCCACAGGATCTCGAAGACGTGCTGGTCAGAGACGTTGATGCCGAGCCTCTCGATCTCCTGATCGATGAGCGCCTGCTGCACCAGCGCCTGCCAGGTCTGGTCCTCGATGGCCGCCCGGATCTCGTCGGTCACCTGCGCGCCGGCCTGGTCGGCGTAGGCCTTCAGGTTGGACCGGAGGGCGTCCGCGTAGTCCTGATAGCGGACGGAGGCGGCGCCCACGCGCCCGATGACGCCCTTGGACGGGCCGGAGCGAGATCGCTGGACTCCCTTGCCCCAGACGGCGAACGTGAAACCGAGGAAAGCCACCACGACGATCCACAGGATGGCCTTCGTGTTCGAGCGGAGGGCGGCAAGCATGCGAAACCCCCTGGCGATTCCCGGAGACATGGCAACGACGAGCGACGGGCGCCGAGGCGGCCCGCGCGTGACGCCTGACGATACCATGCGCGCGCCCTGGTGGCAAGGGGCATGTCGGACTTTCGGGTTGACTGGCCCGGGGAGGGACTGCTACCCTCTCACGTTTGTCATAGTGCAATCGGAAGCGACGAAGGCCCTCGGGGCACCCTCCGGAAGGACCGAACATGAAGTCACCGTCTCCCAACAAGATCAGGAACATAGCCGTCGTGGCCCACGGGGGCGCCGGCAAGACCACCATCTCCGAGGCGATCCTCTTCGCGGGAGGGGCTCTGCAGAGGATGGGAAGCGTCCAGGACGGGTCGTCGGCGCTGGACTACGCGGAGAACGAGAAGCGCCGGCAGATCAGCATCAACCTGGGCGTGGGCCACTGCGACTGGCACGGCACGAAGCTCAACGTGCTCGACTGCCCAGGGTATGCGGACTTCTCCGGCGACATGCGCGCGGGCCTTCGCGTGGCCGACGGAGCGGTGGTCGTCGTCGCGGCGCCGTCGGGCGTGGAGGTGGGGACCGAGCTCGTCTGGCAGTATCTCGAGCAGCACGCCCTTCCCCGGATCGTCGCGGTGAGCAAGATGGACAAGGAGCACGCCGACTTCCGCGCGTGCGTCGAAGCCTGCGCCGAGACGCTCAGGGCCCGCGTTGCGCCGGTCATCGTGCCGATAGGATCCGCCGACAAGCTCGAAGGCGTCGTGGACCTCGTCGAGCAGAAGGCGTACGTGGTCGACAAGTCGGGCGCCACCAAGAAGCAGGATGTGCCCGCGGGCATGGCCGACGAGGTCGCCGAGTGGCGGGCCCGCCTCATCGAGGCGGCGGCGGAGTCGAAGGAAGAACTCATGGAGAAGTTCTTCAACGAGGAGCCTCTCTCCGCCGAGGAGATCATGGACGGCCTGCGCGCCGGAGTCCGACAGGCGAGCGTCGTGCCCGTCGTCGCGATGGCCGCGCCGTCCCGCGTCGGCATCGAGCCCCTCATGAACCTCCTCGTGGGCATCTTGCCGTCGCCGGCGAACGTCGGTCCCGCCAGGGGCACGAAGCCGGGGTCGGACTCGCCCGAGGAGCGAGCCTGCGATCCCAACGGCCCGTTCTCGGCGTTTGTCTTCAAGACGGTCGCCGAGCAGCACGTCGGTGAGCTCTCGTTCATCCGCGTGTACTCCGGGACGGTGAGCGCGGGGAACGATGTCCTGAACGCGACGCAGGACGAGGGCGAGCGCATGGGCCCCATCCACGCGATGACCGGCCGCGAGCGCAAGGAGATGGAGTCGCTGTCGGCCGGCGACATCGCCGCCGTCGTGAAGCTCAAGAACACCTCGACGGGTGACACGCTCTGCCTGAAGAACGCCCCGATCGTCTTCCCCGGCGTCGAGTTCCCGAAGCCGGTGCTCTCCGTCGCGGTCCGCGCCAAGTCGAAGGCCGACGAGGAGAAGATCAACAGCGGGCTCTCCAAGCTGCACGAGGAGGACCCGACGTTCACGATGGTCTTCGATCCCGTCATACGGCAGACGATCATCTCGGGGCTGGGGGATCTGCACCTCGATGTGATGATCGAGAAGCTCAAGGACAAGTTCGGGGTCGAGGTCGAGACCGAGAAGCCGAAGATCGCCTACCGCGAGACGCTGAAGGGCAAGGCCGAGGCTGAGGGGAAGTACAAGAAGCAGACGGGCGGCCGCGGGCAGTTCGGCGTGGCGTGGCTCAGGGTCGAGGCGCGCGAGCGCGGCGCGGGCTTCGAGTTCGTCGACGAGATCGTCGGCGGCTCGATCTCGCAGAAGTTCATCCCGGCCGTGGAGAAGGGCGTCCTCGAGCGGATGTCGAGGGGCGTCATCGCCGGGTATCCCGTGGTGGACGTCCGGGTCGCCGTGTACGACGGCAAGATGCACCCGGTCGACTCGTCGGAAATGGCGTTCAAGATGGCCGGCTCGCTCGGGTTCCGAGATGCCGCCGCGAACGCGAAGCCGGTGCTTCTCGAGCCCATCTACCTGCTCACGGTCCGCGTGCCGGACGAGTTCATGGGCGATGTGATGAGCGACATCTCGTCGCGCCGCGGCCGCATCCGTGAGACGGGGCAGGAGGGCCGCTACCAGGTCGTGAAGGCCAACGTGCCGCTCTCGGAGCTCTACAAGTACTCGACGCACCTCCGCTCGATGACCGGAGGCAGGGGGTTCTGCGAGCAGGAGTTCTCCCACTACGAGGATGCGCCGCCGGACGTTCAGGCCAAGGTCGTCGCCGAGGCCGGGAAGGTGCAGGAGGAAGACGAGTAGCCCGCGCCTCGTCGGGCGGTTCCGTCAGAGGAGGGTCCCGGATGTCCGGTCACTCGAAGTGGCACACCATCAAGCACAAGAAGGCCGCGATCGACGCCAAACGCGGCCGCATCTTCAACAAGCAGGCGCGCCTCATCGAGGTCGCGGCGCGGAGCGGCGGGCCCGACCTGAGCACGAACATCCGCCTCCGGGCGGCCGTGCAGGCCGCGCGCGACATCAGCATGCCCAAGGACAAGATCGACAAGGCGATCGCCAAGGGCTCCGGGCAGGTGGAAGGCGCGCGCTACGAGGAGATCGTGTACGAGGCGTACGGACCCGCCGGCGTGGCGCTCATGCTGGACGTCCTCACCGACAACAAGAACCGCACCGTCGGCGAGATCAGGCACATCCTCATGCGGCACGCGGGCCGGTTGGGCGAGGGCGGAAGCGTCGCGTGGATCTTCTCGCAGAAGGGCGTCATCTCCGTGCCGTCCGCCGGCAACGACGGGGACAGCCTGCTCGAGATCGCGCTCGAGGCCGGCGCGCAGGACATCTCCGACGAGGGTGAGACCTTCGAGATCACGACGGACCCCAAGAGCTTCTCGGCCGTTCGCGAGGCGCTCGAGAAGGCGGGCGTGACCGTGCAGCACGCCGAGCTCGCGCGCGTCGCGAGCACGGCGGTGCGGCTCGAGGAGAACGACGCCCGCAAGGTGCTCAAGCTCATGGAGGCGCTCGAGGACCACGACGACGTCCAGAGCGTCTCGGCCAACTTCGACATCCCCGACGAGGTCCTGGCCGCGATCAAGGACGAAGGATAGCGCCGTGCCGGCGAAGCTCGTTGTCCTCGGCATCGACCCCGGGACCATCGTGACCGGGCTCGGCGTCGTGGCCCTCGACGAGGACGGGATGCGGGCCCTGTGGTGGGGGAGCGTCCGCAGCTCATCGGCGACGCCCCTTCCGGAACGCCTCACGAGGATCCACGCAGAGATCGTCTCGCGCATCGAGCGCTTTCGCCCCGACCACGTCGCCGTCGAGAACGTCTTCCAGGCGAGGAACGTCGGCGCCGCGCTGAAGCTCGGCCACGCGCGGGGCGTCGCGCTGCTCGCCGCGGCCGCCGCGGGCGTTCCGATCTTCGAGTACGCCCCGAGAGAGGTGAAGAAGTCCGTCGTGGGCATCGGCTCGGCGACGAAGGAGCAGGTGGCCGCGATGGTCGTGAGACTCCTCGGTCTCGGCGCGCCCGAGATCGCGGAGGACGAGTCGGACGCGGTGGCGGTCGCGGTGTGCCACATCCACAAGACGGCGAGGGTGTCTGCCGGATGATCTCCGTGCTCGAGGGGACGCTCATCGAGAAGCGGCCGTCGGACGTCGTCCTCGACGTGGGCGGTGTGGGCTACCGCGCGGCCGTGCCGCTCTCGACGTACCGAGGCCTGCCCGACACGGGAACCAGGACGCGGCTTCTCACGCACCTCATCGTCCGGGACGACGCGCTCGAGCTGTACGGGTTTCTCACGTCCGCGGAGCGCGAGATCTTCCGCGCGCTGATCGGCGTCACGGGCATCGGCCCGAAGCTCGGGCTTGCGGCGCTCTCCGGGCTGTCGCCCGACGTCTTCCACCGCGCGGTGATCGACGAGAACCTGGGGCTTCTCACGAGCGTCTCGGGCATCGGCAAGAAGACGGCGCAGCGCATGATCGTCGAGCTCAAGGAGAAGTTCTCCGGGATGGACGTGAGCTCGATCGGGGGCGGTGAGGGGGCCGGCCGCGAGGAGGCCGGCGACGCCGTTGCGGCGCTCGTGCAACTCGGGCTCACGCGCGCGTCGGCGCGCGAGGCGGTCCTGCGGGTGCGGCGCGAGGCAGGCTGCGACCTCCCGATCGAGGAGGTCATCAAGCGCGCCCTCCGGAAGTCCGGATAGCGCTGGGGGGAACGGAGCATGGGCGACCCGGGCGTCCCGCGCGTGACCACGCCGCGCGTCTCGCCGGAGGACCTCCGGTACGACAGGGAGCTCCGCCCGTCGGCGTTCGTTGAGTTCGTCGGGCAGAAGACCATCAAGGACAACCTGAGGGTCTTCATCGAGGCGGCGAAGAAGCGCGGCGAGCCGCTCGACCACTGCCTCTTCTACGGGCCGCCCGGACTCGGGAAGACCACGCTCGCCCACATCATCGCGACGGAGATGGGCACCGAGCTCGTCGCGACGTCGGGGCCCGTCATCGAGCGCGCGTACGATCTCACGGGCATTCTCACGAACCTCAAGCGCGGCGACGTCCTCTTCATCGACGAGATCCACAGGCTCCAGCACGTGGTGGAGGAGTACCTCTACCCGGCCATGGAGCAGTACGCCGTGGACATCGTGCTCGACAAGGGGCCGGCGGCGCGGAGCGTGAGGCTGAACCTCGAGCACTTCACGCTCGTGGGCGCGACGACGCGGGCGGGGCTTCTGACCTCGCCGCTCCGGTCGCGCTTCGGCGTGTCGCAGCGTCTCAACTAC of Candidatus Effluviviaceae Genus I sp. contains these proteins:
- the ruvC gene encoding crossover junction endodeoxyribonuclease RuvC, which produces MPAKLVVLGIDPGTIVTGLGVVALDEDGMRALWWGSVRSSSATPLPERLTRIHAEIVSRIERFRPDHVAVENVFQARNVGAALKLGHARGVALLAAAAAGVPIFEYAPREVKKSVVGIGSATKEQVAAMVVRLLGLGAPEIAEDESDAVAVAVCHIHKTARVSAG
- the fusA gene encoding elongation factor G; translation: MKSPSPNKIRNIAVVAHGGAGKTTISEAILFAGGALQRMGSVQDGSSALDYAENEKRRQISINLGVGHCDWHGTKLNVLDCPGYADFSGDMRAGLRVADGAVVVVAAPSGVEVGTELVWQYLEQHALPRIVAVSKMDKEHADFRACVEACAETLRARVAPVIVPIGSADKLEGVVDLVEQKAYVVDKSGATKKQDVPAGMADEVAEWRARLIEAAAESKEELMEKFFNEEPLSAEEIMDGLRAGVRQASVVPVVAMAAPSRVGIEPLMNLLVGILPSPANVGPARGTKPGSDSPEERACDPNGPFSAFVFKTVAEQHVGELSFIRVYSGTVSAGNDVLNATQDEGERMGPIHAMTGRERKEMESLSAGDIAAVVKLKNTSTGDTLCLKNAPIVFPGVEFPKPVLSVAVRAKSKADEEKINSGLSKLHEEDPTFTMVFDPVIRQTIISGLGDLHLDVMIEKLKDKFGVEVETEKPKIAYRETLKGKAEAEGKYKKQTGGRGQFGVAWLRVEARERGAGFEFVDEIVGGSISQKFIPAVEKGVLERMSRGVIAGYPVVDVRVAVYDGKMHPVDSSEMAFKMAGSLGFRDAAANAKPVLLEPIYLLTVRVPDEFMGDVMSDISSRRGRIRETGQEGRYQVVKANVPLSELYKYSTHLRSMTGGRGFCEQEFSHYEDAPPDVQAKVVAEAGKVQEEDE
- the ruvA gene encoding Holliday junction branch migration protein RuvA codes for the protein MISVLEGTLIEKRPSDVVLDVGGVGYRAAVPLSTYRGLPDTGTRTRLLTHLIVRDDALELYGFLTSAEREIFRALIGVTGIGPKLGLAALSGLSPDVFHRAVIDENLGLLTSVSGIGKKTAQRMIVELKEKFSGMDVSSIGGGEGAGREEAGDAVAALVQLGLTRASAREAVLRVRREAGCDLPIEEVIKRALRKSG
- a CDS encoding HIT domain-containing protein, whose product is MDTLWAPWRMEYLMSDKPGGCIFCDKPRAGDDDRSLIVFRTGLSFALLNAYPYNNGHLMVAPLRHAATLSELSRDERGDLIEAVARAERIVARALAPQGMNVGVNLGHCAGAGVPGHVHVHLVPRWEGDTNFMPVVGGTRVIPESLGDTLAKFRAADAELGGGG
- the ruvB gene encoding Holliday junction branch migration DNA helicase RuvB; translation: MGDPGVPRVTTPRVSPEDLRYDRELRPSAFVEFVGQKTIKDNLRVFIEAAKKRGEPLDHCLFYGPPGLGKTTLAHIIATEMGTELVATSGPVIERAYDLTGILTNLKRGDVLFIDEIHRLQHVVEEYLYPAMEQYAVDIVLDKGPAARSVRLNLEHFTLVGATTRAGLLTSPLRSRFGVSQRLNYYAPPELAEIVLRSARILGVPVDDGGALEIARRARGTPRIANRLLRRVRDFAEVEGDGRVTATVAHESLLKLEVDERGLDEMDRRIMEVVIFRFSGGPVGVKSLAVAVGEESETIEEIYEPFLIQEGLLKRTPRGREATPAAFEYFGSPKSGGEQGTLL
- a CDS encoding SurA N-terminal domain-containing protein — translated: MLAALRSNTKAILWIVVVAFLGFTFAVWGKGVQRSRSGPSKGVIGRVGAASVRYQDYADALRSNLKAYADQAGAQVTDEIRAAIEDQTWQALVQQALIDQEIERLGINVSDQHVFEILWNNPPDVVLRSPAFQKENGQFDFDLYHREIQLHPERWEGVAEYYRRVLKEQVLQQEIQAAAFVNENEVWSEYITRNQKVAVSYVVVDPASVPLDDVMPSDDEARAYFAQHKAEYERPPMASLVFVRFPRTPTRDDEQDVIARLEDIADAVRDGEAFGDLAKVYSEDPTAQAGGDLGTMRGDAMPPGFAEATQALAVGQVSQPFRTDAGYYIVQVEDRRRAGGETEVRLRGILMRVRASEQTLAAIEDAAVQLLTRAKSAGLAQAADSLGLRADRTPRFPEGRNVPGIGSAPTAVALAFQERAGFLFGPMTTNDAVYAFEVAEKTKKGVPTYDELEAEAKATGGVNPVKLALAARRQGERALAIATEIAGAVRSGRTLEEAAAQYGTTVRQTAPFSRRDFVPGVGRGNEAIGASFSLPVGTVTGPVKTESPERYFVIQADEQIAASQDGFQAQRVEIGNQLLQRRRQELLSAWMDGLTRRTKIEDYRDIYFASGGREQQPPSVGYGY
- a CDS encoding LytR C-terminal domain-containing protein, which translates into the protein MSRKRDRRRGGGRGASFTYTIGAVVLIGAVAFFALTYYGLFESSASRDVPTTVLVLNGCGVEGLGLRAAKLLRSHGFDVVDYRNADRPDYAQSIVIDRAGDTGVARHVARLIGTGGVIQQIPDTPLVDVVLIVGADHARYLGTSSGGS
- a CDS encoding YebC/PmpR family DNA-binding transcriptional regulator encodes the protein MSGHSKWHTIKHKKAAIDAKRGRIFNKQARLIEVAARSGGPDLSTNIRLRAAVQAARDISMPKDKIDKAIAKGSGQVEGARYEEIVYEAYGPAGVALMLDVLTDNKNRTVGEIRHILMRHAGRLGEGGSVAWIFSQKGVISVPSAGNDGDSLLEIALEAGAQDISDEGETFEITTDPKSFSAVREALEKAGVTVQHAELARVASTAVRLEENDARKVLKLMEALEDHDDVQSVSANFDIPDEVLAAIKDEG